The stretch of DNA GGAGCCGCAGCACGCTTGGAGATGATTCCCTCCAGATCCAGCTCGCAGGCCGCCTGGAAGAATGCCGCCCCGTTGCCCTGCACGTGATCGCTATACCGGAGGATACTGTCCGCGTCCGGGAGGGCGGCCCGGAGGAGATCCTTCCGTTCCAGGAGCGGCCGCCGCCGAACGTCACTGCCGGAATGGCGCAACACGTCGAACAGGAAGAACCTGAGTGTGCCGCGCGTCGGGTCCGTCAGGGCGTTCTGAAGCGCCTGGAAGCTTGTCGCGCCGTTCTCGAGCTCCACGGCCAGCTCGCCATCCCAGACGCTGTCCCGGACGCCGATCGACGCCAGCGCAGCCACCACGTCGGGGAAACGCTCAGTCCAGTCCTTGCGGTTGCGCGTCATGAGGCGGACGTCGGCGCCATCGATCCATGCGAGGAGACGGTAGCCATCGAACTTGATCTCGTGGATCCAGTCGTCGCCGTCGGGAGCATCCTTCGCGAGCGTCGCCAGCTGCGGCGCGAGCCAGTCACGATCGGGCGAGGCGGGTGTCATAGGAGCCTGGGGGGCGACGGGTAATGATCGGCGGCAGGCAGACGCGGCGCCTGGAGCCGGCGGTGAGCGCAAAGGGGGTCGTTGAAAGGGTCGTGCCGGAGCGGTCCCACCTGGCCAAGCCACTTCGTATAATATACATTATGTAAACTTACGTGGTGGATAACCTCGGTTTTGCCGACAAATCGGCTCCCTCCTGTCCGAATGCTGGACAAGACAGCCCTCCGATACCCGGAAATGGAACCAGCCCTCGCCGCAGCCGGCCTCGAGCGAAACCTGACTGGATACGGGGGTATCACGGCCCATGTCGATCGCATCCGAGCCAGCGCCGCTCAGGCGCCTGGGCTGGTCACTGGCCCGCCGCTGTCCCGATTGCGGCGGCCGAAACGTCTTCCGCACCTACCTCCACCAGCGTGAGAGATGCCCCGCATGCGGGCTGCAGCTCGATCGTGGCGAGCGGGATTTCTTCATTGGCGCCTACACGATCAACCTGATCGTGGCGGAAATGCTGGTTTTTTTCGGTGGTATCGCGGCTCTGCGACTGACCTGGCCGGACGTTCCGTGGGATGGGCTGATGTATGGCCTGGCGGCACTGATGGTCATCGCGCCGATCGTCCTGTACCCGGTTTCGCGGCAGCTGTGGCTGGCGACGGACCTGATCTTCCGACCGTCGGAGCCCGCCGATTTCGGGGATGGCCCGGCGTCCAGCCCGACCACCGGATAGCGAGGCGGGCCCGGCCCGCGCGGTCAGCTGACCCCTCTTCCGCCGACGACCCGCAAGTCGTCGCACCCCTCTGGTCGTGCCTCGACAGATTCGCAGGTACGGCCATATAAGCACTGTGGAGCCAACGGGTTACGTGGCCGCAACTAATGT from Longimicrobiales bacterium encodes:
- a CDS encoding DUF983 domain-containing protein, translating into MSIASEPAPLRRLGWSLARRCPDCGGRNVFRTYLHQRERCPACGLQLDRGERDFFIGAYTINLIVAEMLVFFGGIAALRLTWPDVPWDGLMYGLAALMVIAPIVLYPVSRQLWLATDLIFRPSEPADFGDGPASSPTTG